The sequence aagataagtttaaaaattatatattatgttaattttattttattgataaataataatttagtatttaagataagtttaaaattatcaaaaacccaacaaatcttttttttactgTTCAACAAAAACCtacaaatttatactattaaattagccaAAAACTTCTTAAATAAATCTTAAGTTTCACCAACTGAACAAATGTAACTTTTATAAaatgcacaaaaatataatgaaatgtTAGATTTGGGCATTCGGGTCTTCGGGTCAAATATAAATTGGTTTCTTTGAGGTCCAAGTTCTTTGGGTCTTGGGCATTTATATCCaactaggtatttgaatttttttttgttcagatcGGTTCCTTTTAGTTTCAGGTCAGTTTGAGTCAATAAATCAAGTAtctgtaaaatttatatgtaatttgGCTACGTAATGAGTCTAGCTCGGTTCGAGTATTTAGGACAAAAAGATCTAAAGAATCCGAAAgccaaaaaatcaaaacacgaaaatacccaaaatcaaacaaataccagaaataactaaatatctaaaataccaAAATCGTACCCGAGAACCAAAAATatccaatattttaaatatatttttaaaatttaaaattttacccaAAACCTGAAACTATAACAGAAAACACGAATCCAaattttacaataatatttttatactgaaaacatatatgaattactcaaatatacataatatgaacAAAACATTTTGGGTACTTTGGGTACCCGGAGTCCAACAAAGACCCGCAAGTCCAAAAATCTAATAGGTATTTTTTTCCCAATCCCGAACCTCAACCTGTATTTCGTATTGGTTTGGTTCGTTATCAAATTTGGGTAAAATTTTCATACTTAAGAAAGAGTTACATAAGAGTGTATGTAAAAAATCTCGAATAAATTTATTcataagttatataattttaagcAAATTTCTCTATTCGATATAATACGactttataacataataatacaaaatatattcaaaatactaTCTCATATCCAACTTCGTATATAACCCATAAAACCCGCgttttcaaagcgcgggtcaaaatctagtttagttTATTAAAACACTACTAGATGAGAGATTTCAAAACACgtttaatgaaaattatatatttaatatttattaaacttttttgctactaaacttttttttttgtcgtgaTATATTGGCAGATATGAAGCACAGTGATCTGTTTTTGCTACTAAACTTTTTTTGTGTATTGTGTTTCGTGAAGCTCTAACTAATTCAAAACATGGTTGGAGTTGGAGGGAGTGCACATAAGAACTACAAATGATCCACTTGCATATCTCAAGGCTGTcaagtataaattttaaaataaacgcGAAAATATGATGAGTTTCGTGAGGTCATGAAAGATTTTAAAGCTCAGAggtattggatttttttttaatttacctcTTTGATTCAGTTGTTGTCTTGTGGGAAACTGAATTTGATCTTGTTTTGAGTTTTGTAGAGTTGATCCAAACTGATTTTTCACTGGGTGCACACAGTTTAAAATTACCAGTAacaatatgtgtatatatatgagaTAATTAGAGAGTTTTGAATGATTCTCTAAGAAAACTAACCATTTAATCATGACTTTTGTGTTCGACTGAGACAGTACAAAGAGTTAGTTTATATATGAGAATTGTACTTTTTAACAGAGAAAGCGAGGCTTAAAAACACGAATCTGAATGCGAAAATATCTAATCTAAAATTAAGATATCAGGATCCGGATCAGGTTTTGACGGATCCAAGATTTTATTATACGAATTCGGATCCGGATACTCCGGATATCCTATTTTCAGATCAGATCCCGAACGGATTTTGAATCGGATCCGAATCTTGGATAATAAGTCTCAGGCCTAGTTCATATATGAGGATTGTACCTTTTTAATAGAGAAAGAGAGGTTTAAATCTttctcaaaagaaaaataaaacaaagaaagagaGGTTTAAATCGTTAACTAAGGAAGAAATTATGATATCCACCTATATAGTATCAAAAGATATAGAAGAGatcaatttaaattttgaaacttttataaatataagtgTTGGCTGTATATGTTATGATATATTTTCTATGCATGAATTGTTTTAGTCAAAtaaaaggaaagaaataaaagatatatttccAATATTACCTtagaaaaatgatttttttttttgtgtattcCACATTTCTATATAAATGCAATGTAATATAACTTTAAACCATAAAATATTCTTGTCTTACTTTTGTGCGAATTGTTCAAATCCTTTATGGGTGCTGTGTGAGGTAAGGAGAAACCCTTTCCTCTGGATGATGATTTAGGTCTCGCTTAAGATTTGATAGGTGTATGATGTGGTTCTATAGTTTTCATTTCTCTCATTCGTTGGTAATTGTTCCAACGTCTTATGTTCATATTGTAAAATAATATCTGGACTAGGCTTGTTCAAATTCTCTTGTTTGTGGTCTTGATATTCATTGCAATATTCCCTATTATTCTTCACTGTACCTGTTACTAACTGCGCTGCGTGATTGTTTATGTTTGTTTGGGGATGGAATTCGAATTtgattatttgaatatatagtatatacattTCAAATTAGTTTATTGTGGTTTAAGATTATTTTACATTGTTATACTTTGTCTCTAAATAATTAATTCTAGGAAATTTCAAATCATGATCATAAAGAGACAATCTACAAGGGATATACGTGAGTACCTCCAAATTGTGCTGAATAGGTTTCCTGATAATCGtgaaatatatgataaaattaccAAGCTCTTGAAGGACTTGAGACTTGCAAGGTATTTTCTATATGTTAAACATTAATTTTCCTCTTTTATTTGTTCAATTTCTGTCCGCATTATAGTCTTATGACTTATGAGaagttgaaaattttaattgtgTTTTAATTGCAGACTTCGTTCTACTTACAATGATGTCATATCAAAGGTGAGTCAACTCTTTAAGGAACACAAAGACCTGCTTTTGGGTTTCAATAAGTTCTTGCCGCCGGGCTATAAGATAACATTCCCGAAGGATCAAACTCAGCGAAGGAAGCCTGAGTTTCGGGATGCTGCTGAATTTATCAACAAAGTCAAGGTACGAACACTCGCCCATGGTAGTAAATAGGGATATAAAATTTGACTAATGACTTGACTTTCAGTTTATTTTGTGCTATAAATATTGAAatctaaaaagaaatataacaCAGTTTGTATTCTAGCCCtagtaataaattatattcatcTTTTCTGTTTTACCATCTCCCGTTAAATATATCGGTTATTCGCAGGAAAGGTTGCAAGACGAGCATGCATACAAATCCTTGTTAGAGATATTTCGAATGTTCAGAGAAAATAAGAAGAGTCTTACTGAGGTCCATCatgaggtatatatatatatatatatatatatatatatatgtgtgtgtgtgtgtgcgcgCGCGTGTGTTTCAGCACtatcataaaaaaaactattaatacATGTATAATATTAATACTTGTTTCTTCTTTAGTGTTCATGTATTGGGTTTGATGATTTTACCTTTATTTTGTTAAGGAAATGATTACCTATTTGCAGGTGTTGTATGTCCTCCGAGACCACCAGGATTTGCGTGTGGATTTTGCAGCTTTTCTCCCTGCTCGCTATAGAGAAGATTGAGATTGCAGTTGAATAatatgttgttgttgatgacaAAACTTATCATTCATTTCAGTTATTTTTCATACAAAACAGACACTCATTTCAGCTACTTTTCGTCGTTTGAGTTTCATATTATGGACAATATATATGGATGAacttataaaagaaaattttaatcctTATCTAGTGTTTCagtaatttttttcatatgtattttatttggACAATTCTTTTATCTGGTCGAGTTTTAATATGATCATGTATCTAACTTACAAGTGCTATTATTTCTACTTTAACTGTAAATTATATGGATATACATGTATAGTAACTTTTTGTATATTGATCTTCTTCTTTGGTTCCTTCATCCGTATAATGTTGTTTACAACTTTACGTTGGTTTGTATTAGAGGACATACATTGGTGTCTTTTTTGTTCAAGTTGAGTTATCATGAGAAAAGAGGTCTTATAGCAGAGAACAAGATACGTTCCAACAGAATGTTCATGTTGTTTGATTAGACTGGTGAAGGTGATGGATCAAAACAACAAAGGTGTATGCAGATAACCGCAGAGAACGTGCCAAAGCTCTGGCGTGAGTTTTTGGACACATCAGTCACCGAGGTTTGAAGACACTACAAAGAAAGAGTATGGTACGTGGCCTTCCAAACTTTGACACTCAGAACTTCACTTGCTCAGACTGTCTGATTGGGAAACAACCGAGAAACCCCATTCCAAAGAAGAGTTCATGGAGAGCAAAAGAAGTGCTTGAACTCATACACTCTGACATCTGTGGGCCTATCAATCCAACCTCAACGAGTGGTATAAAGTATATCTTGTGCTTCATTGATGATTGTAGCAGGAAAGCGTGGGTGTATCTCTTGAAAGAGAAGTCTGAAGCTTTCAACCACTTCAAGATTTTCAAGAAGAAGGTGGAAACTGAGGCTGGCAAAAACATCAAATGCTTGAGAACTGATAGAGGTGGAGAGTACACATCAACTGACTTCTCTGACTACTGTAAGGAGAATGGCATTAGAAGACAGCTCACCACAGCCTACACACCTCAACATAATGGCATTGCAGAAAGAAAGAATCGCACTGTCATGAACATGGTCAGATCACTCCTCTCAACTCGGAAAGTACCAAGAATCTTCTGGCCAGAAGCAGTGAAGTGGACGTTTTACGTTCTGAACCGATGCCCTACACATGCAGTCAAAAACATTACTCCACAAGAAGCTTGGAGTGGAGTGAAACCGAATGTGGAGCACTTCAGAGTATGGGAAATTGCACATGCTCACATTTCAGATCAAAAACGGGGAAAGCTCGATGATAAGAGCGTTGCTTGCTTCCTGATCAGAAGAGTCTAAGGCGTATAGACTCTACAATCCAGTAACCAAGAAGGTAATAATCAGTAGAGATGTGGTGTTTGAAGAAACAAAAGGTTGGGATTGGGATGAAGATCAAAACACATCAGAAGGAAGCCGAGTTAACCTGGAGTGATGATGGCATTCTTGAGGaaattgaagaagaagacagtGATGGGGAAAACTCTGATGGTGAAACAGAACAGCCTGCagcggaagaagaagaagaacaaaccgATCAGAATGTGGGAGCTAGGGAGGGAAGAACCAGAAGACTCCCATGATATCTGAATGACTATGTCACCCTAGCAGAAGCTGAGACCGAAGAAGATCAAGTAAACATGGTGGAGATCAACACAACTGATCCAGCAGCCTTTGAAGATGCAGAGAAAGAACAAAAGTGGAGGGAAGCGATGGAGGAGGAAATAAAATCAATCCAAAAGAACCAAACATGGGAGTTATGTCTTCTTCCTGATGGAGCAAAGTGTATTGGAGTTAAGTGGATCTACAAAACCAAGCTAAATGAACACGGGGAGATCAACAAACACAAGGCACGATTGGTCGCAAAGGGATACTCGCAGGAGCATGACATTGAATACACAGAAGTCTATGCACCGGTGGCTCGTATGGACACAATCAGAGCTATACTTGCCACTGCAGCACAAATGAGCTGGGAGATACATCAACTTGATGTTAAGTCTGCCTTTCTCCATGGTGTCCTTACAGAAGATGTCTACATTCAACAACCAAAGGGATATGAGGTagaaggagaagaggatcaAGTCTACAAACTCCACAAGGCCCTGTACAGTCTGAAACAAGCTCCCAGAGCCTGGTTTAGTAGAATTGAAGAATACTTCACCAATGAAGGGTTCATGAAGTCGCAGAATGAGGAAACTCTGTTTCAAAAGTTCAATGATCAAGGTAATACCCTGATTGTGAGTGTGTATGTTGACGATTTGATATACATAGGAGATGATATTTCAATGATGAAAGAGTTCAAGGAGTCGATGCAAAGGGAGTTTGACATGACGGATCTTGGAAAGATGAGGTACTTTCTTGGGCTTGAAGTGTTGCAGACGCCACACGGAATTCATTTGTCTCAAGAAAAGTATGCAATGGAGGTCTTAAAGCGTTTTGATATGGAGAACTGCAACTCGGTGTGCAACCCAATGGTGCCTGGAAACAAACTAGACATGGATGAGGGATGGAATCGAGTGGATGAAACCTTCTACAAGAAGATCATAGGGAGTCTGATGTACATCACCACAACACGGCCAGACCTGCAGTTTTCAGTAAGTCTCTTAAGCCGTTACATGTCAAATCCCACAGATCTTCACTTGCAAGCAGCAAAGAGGGTACTAAGGTACCTAAAGGGAACTATGGATTTTGGCATCTGGTATAAGAGAGGAGGGAAAGGAGAGCTACTGGTCTACACTGATAGTGATTTTGCAGGAGATATTGATAGCAGGAAGAGCACGTCTGGATATGTGTTCGTGATGGATGGAGCTGCAGTAGCTTGGTCTTTGAAGAAGCAACCTATAGTCACACTATCCTCTGCCTTTGTATGCGCCTGTCAAGCTATCTGGTTCAAGAGAATCTTGGAAGAACTAGGACACAACATGAAGAAGAGTACAGTCATTCTTTGTGACAACACCTCAACAATCAAGCTTTCAAAGAATCCGGTCTTTCATGGAAGATGCAAGCACATAGGAGTCTGTTTTCACTTTCTCAGGAATCTGGTAACCGATGGAGAGATACACTTGGAGCACTGTGGCACGCATGAACAACTTGCTGATGTTTTCACAAAACCACTAAGTCGAGAAGCGTTTGAGAGGATAAGGAGTCCACTTGAGATTTGTTCTGCTAAGGTTAAGCTAAGTCTTGTTCCAGAAGCTTAGTTTAGAGAGGGTTTGTTAGAGCAAATCAAAGGAGCCGTTGGAAGTTTAAGTTTCAGTTTGTAAGTTTGAATTAGTCATTTCTGTTTGCTTATTAGTAGCGATCATGGTTAGTGATATCCATGTATCTAGGACCAAGTTTATTAGTTGGCTCAGTGCCGCTATTGTAGGAACTCGTTGCTCTTTGTAAGGCTATTTATAGTCATCTCTTTTATTCAATGAAAGTAGTGCATTATTCAGATATTTACAGAGCTTTTGATCAAACAAAAATGTCAGTACGTGATAGAGCTGTTAAATCACTTCCCACCATGCGGGACCGGATCATTGCTTCACATACAGACTCTGTGACCTCAAAATGGAGCGTATGGACCTAGACAATGAGAGATCTTTGTTGAAAGGAAGTAAAGAAGAGGCTAGACGCATTGACACAATGAATGATCACATGGATGGATGACAGCAACAGGAAAGGTTATGGAATTGATAGCCAGTAAGAGCAGTTTCTTCACAGTAAAAAAGAAACTGACACTAAGGGATGATGATTCTCCCGAAATCACAAATCAGGCTAGGGAAGGAGTGAGTTTCTTGATTTCATTTCAAGCAGCCTTGTCTGCCATTAGTTATGGCCTGAAATTAACTTTTGTGATGACAGGCCATGTCCAAAAACTTGCTTTTGTTGATCGAGTGAAGATGAAACTTAACACCTCGGAAAACCAAGTGTTCTTGCGATGGCTTAATctattttcaaagaaaataatcAGCCAACCTGAATTGCATTCTTTGGTATGTTTATCTGCCTAACCTTATATGGACATATATTATTGTTTCAGGTGGAGAATTTAATCGGACCTTATGGATAATTTTATTCAGAACTTGTGTTTCTCGTATTACATTCCTATGTCAAAAGGTATATGATTTGAccatcttttatttttctttctggaGAAGGATTACTCTCTGGCATCGTTACTAAGAGTGAGTATAGCTTTTTATGATTGATTGAGTGGAGTGAAATCAAATTTAGCTCTAACTACTGGACTGTTGTGATTACAGAATCCTTGTGGAATAACTCATAGAAATCAGGTGTGAAGTaacttatttatattatttatattattcaatattatttttccttttttctttatttttcattagaatgttttcaaaatcaaataaatatcaatttatCTGTAAACTAATACATTCTTAAACAATTTTCATAATTATACatctaaattattaattaatgttttgtttcttgGCTTTTCCCTTAATATATGAGATAATTAGAGATTTTTGAAAGActcttcaaaaaaattaaccatTTATCATGATTTTTGTGTCCGACTgagacagttttttttttttgaaacacacctACTTTCATTAAACACTCAATCTTCTTCCATACAACAAAAAGAGGGAATCATCCATCCTCTTTGTCCATAAACATAAAATGCAACAAATAAATAAGCTAAACGAGATAAGTCTTCAACCGAAGATGACAGCGAATTCGAGACGATGCTTGAATGCGTCGGAGAAACTTTCACGACAAAGTCGTACAGCTTAGAGATAGTCACAAGTGACGTTGAGAGACAGTTTTCACCAATAAGAAAAACCGAAGTAGTCTTGATTGCACCTTCAGACCCCGCACAGACCGCTCCACAAGGTAACAAACCGGTGAGTAAACTGAAACTAAAGCTCAAAAAAGAATCCGAGAAATTTGCTCTATTCATAGAAAGGAGATATGGTAGTGAAATACTCTCCGCAACAGAGGAGGAGATGGAAGTTGTGCGCAGACAACATGACTTTACTAGTTTTTGATGGCTCAAAGCTGGACGCCGGAGTGAATTTCCACCTACATCGGACACCAGATTCACAAACAAATGGTTCAGAGCTAGACGCCGGAGTGGATTCCCACCTACATCGGACATCAGATTCACAAACAGATGAAAACATGGTTGTAAAGTTGTCAAGGACGGTATAAGTTTGCCAAACAAACACGGATCTGGTCAGAGGATGCTACGGATCTGGCGCTGGAACTGGAGGGAAGCAAGGGAGAGCACAAGTGATGAACATGATGCTCCATGACAGATTGAAGAGCTTGGACAAAGCCTTCCGTGTGACTTGTCCGTCGGCGGTAACACATGGGATCAACGGAGATTACCCCCCATAAACAAAGCACATCAGCGGTGGGAGAGTCCTCCAGACTCATTGCTGGTGAACAGAACAAATGAGAGGGAAGAGACACCAAGAGGACGAGAACGGAGAACCAGATCGATGGTCCTCGTCGCGTGCTTCGTCGGGATCTCCTTCCTTCACAGAACATGAAGAGAAACAAAGCAGAGCAAAAACAAAGGACAAGCAGTAGCGTGAAGACCAGAGAGCAGAGAAGAGATGGTGGCCAGCGCCGGCGATAAAGAGCCTCACCGACGCCGGAGATCGTGAATCGCAAGGTCTCCTCGATGTTCGTGTCTGAGAGAGCGGCTAGGGCGAACCTCAAGTACTGAGACAGTTGTTTATATATAAGAATTGTACATTTTTAATTGAGAAAGAGAAGTTTAAATATTGGGCTTATTACGTAGTAGTCataatttgaatataaattaGGTAAGTGacaatgattttgacataatgtaATGTCAGACATTTAGACCAAAAACCATCCGGTTTTGTCACTTTCCTTAACATGTTTCCGGTTGTCAATGAGAGAGTAGATGACGTTGTTGGTTTTTTCCTACGGTGAATAATGAACCACTAGTATTTACAATTACATATCGGTACAAAGCTCATGTCACAGATTTATTTACTCCCTACATATTCATTATATGCAGTAAAATAAGTGGACAAAAATAGAAGACGgtttaaattataaaagtttAGTTCAATTACTACACATAGCAAGTCTaagaatattattaaaattaaaatataatattataaaactaattttatatataaatattgatctatca comes from Brassica rapa cultivar Chiifu-401-42 chromosome A02, CAAS_Brap_v3.01, whole genome shotgun sequence and encodes:
- the LOC103852626 gene encoding paired amphipathic helix protein Sin3-like 6; this encodes MIIKRQSTRDIREYLQIVLNRFPDNREIYDKITKLLKDLRLARLRSTYNDVISKVSQLFKEHKDLLLGFNKFLPPGYKITFPKDQTQRRKPEFRDAAEFINKVKERLQDEHAYKSLLEIFRMFRENKKSLTEVHHEVLYVLRDHQDLRVDFAAFLPARYRED